In the Triticum aestivum cultivar Chinese Spring chromosome 2B, IWGSC CS RefSeq v2.1, whole genome shotgun sequence genome, GTCGCCAAGCCCGGCCGCACCCGCTTCAAGCgcgcgtcctccgcctcgtcccaCCACAACCCGTCCAGCGACTCCAACAACAAGCccaagccgcagccgcagcctcggGCGCCcacggcggaggaggagcgggaTCGTCAACACCGCAAGGAGATGGAGGAGGGCGCGTTCCAGCGTGCTCCGAGCCACGAATCCTCCGACAGCCGACACGAGGACCCCGTGGAGCCACACTGCCAGCAAGAGGCGTCCGCGGACACGGAGGCCGAGGCGGGGTCGCACGTCAGCCAGGCAGAGCAGGAGCAGAGCACAGAGCCGGCCGCAGAGCACGCGGAGGAGGTCGAAAAGGAGGACGAAGAACTAGGGCTCGAGCTCACGCTTGGATTCGCTCCCGTCGCAGCACGGCCTGCCGGATTTCACCTGAGCGTCCGGACCGCGGCGGAGCCGGCTTTCGTCGGGCTCCGGTTCCTCTAAAATAGGGGGAAATTTTAAGCACATTTACCTTGTGAAAACATAGAGAGCTATTTGATGGACTCTTTTACCTTTAATTGGAAAAAAAAATTAGGTCTGTTAGTTCGTTTTTGTTTCATGGTTGCAATGTACAGACAATAGCTCCCGCATGGCCAAGATTTTTCCAATAAAAatgtgtttttctaaaaaaaagaaagACACAGAAACGCCCCCGCGTCGCCAACCTCAGGCGACACGGGGGAacacccagccgccgccgccagggaGGCTTCCCCGCCCGCCACCGCTGCGCCACCGCCGGAGGGCCGGCCGGTGAAGCCGTGCCGCGCCctgggatggtggcggcggggcggatccGTCCCCCACGCGCGCTCCCTGCCCCGCGCAGCTCCGAGATCCACTTCCGTCCGCCTTTGGAAGCTCCACCATCCTGCTGCGCCGCCACCGGAGGGCCGGCCGACGAGGCCACGCCGTGCCTCGGCATAGTGTCGGCGGGCCGGATCCGTTCCTCCCGCGCTTCCCCAACCCTCACCCCCTCCCcccggcgcgtccccgagctccCCGCGTCCTTGCGCGTGTCGGGCGCCCATCTTCTAGCTGCGATGCGTCCTTGCCGGTCCGGCAATGGGTGCGGCGTGCTGGCCACGGCCATGGCGCCCTCCCCATGCGGTCTCCCTACCCCGGCGTGGCCCAGCCCTCCTGGTGCTGCTCGGCCGTGGGTTGGGTGCGGATCTGCGGCCGGTGGCAGGGGTGTTCGCGGCATGCCTTCTTGCGCAGgtgccctcccctcctccccggcGGCCCTTCCTCCCCCACCGAGCCATGGTGACGGCTCTCGCGCGGAGGCGACGAGGCTACAGTGCTAGTGACTGTCCCGGGGCTCCTCAAGGCGGGTACTTGCTGGCGCTACTCCGGCTCCGGCGACTTTGGACCCGCGTCTCTCCGATGTCCATGGTTGACGGCGTCTTATGCCGGGCAGCTCCGGCCTCGGCGACCCAGCAGCTGCGTCCCTTTCAGCTCGCCTGGCTCACCGACGTCCcgacggcttatggccacggcaacatGGATCTGCGTCCTTCCAGTCCCTGTTTGCCGGCGTTGCTAATCGCCGCCACCCCACCCCCTTGTGGTTTGCTGCGCCGCCTGTCCTACCTTGTACGCCTCCAAGCCTTCCCTTTTGCTAGATCCAACGCTCGTGTGTCCGGAGGCGGTGCCACCCTCCGACGGCAGGTGCAACCCCGCCAATCCCCTTCCGACATGGTGGCTCCAACCAACGTCGGCTTCCTCATCCCCGACTCCAGATACGGCGGCTATGGGTTTGCTCAGTCTGAGGCCTGGGAGAAATCCTCGCTCGGCATACCGGTGCTGGCAGCAGCGGCGTCTGCGGATGtcgttccctccttggaggcgctGTCAAGGCCCTCAGTTGTGCCCCTCTTCGACCTCAGGGAAAACCCTAGGTCTGGTTCTTCCGGATCGGATGGCGACGACGTCTCGACGACgacttccttcttgaaggcgctatctTGCTCACCCGTGGTGTCCCCAGGTTCTGGCTTTGGCGATGTTGGAATTTGTGCTGGTTCGGTATTGCCGCTCTTGGTTCGGGCTTGGTGGGTTTAGCTGTGATCTTTCCTCTATTCGGGCGGAGCACCCCTTGTCTCTCTGCTCTGGACACCATGTTCACGCCTGCGTGCGTTCGTGCCATGTGTTGTACCCCTCTCTGTAATCATTCTATTctttctatcaatgcaatgatacgcaagctttgcgtattcgtgaAAAAAATGTCTGTTCTATTGGTGCATTTTGTCAGTCCAGTATGATTGGATCCTGAAACCTAAGCGTTCTAGCTTACGGTTCTATGGCTTCCTACACGCACTGCCCTGGTCAGCTCCAACCTCATTGGAGGTCTCTGGTTCTTTTACGTCCGCTCGGTGCTTTCGGATGCTAAAAAATGATCGTCTCTgcaatgctactccctccgtttttaaatacaGGTTTTCTTTTAAAGATTTCAATGCAAAACCATATAtgaatgtatatagatatattttagagtgtaggtttactcattttgctctctcttattggaatctctagaaaacttatatttaggaatgaagggagtataatACAATGCTACAATGGCGTCCCATCCATCTCAAAGAAGGATGTCATCGGAAGAATTGGATTTTCTGGTTACCAGAAATGCACGACTGCattgcggatgcttgcatatggcacgaccGCAGATTTGTGTGACAAGTATCTTCGGATGTCTACCTTTGATGTCTGAGAGCACGTGTAGAGATGTTATGATTAGATTTTCTATTGCGGTGGTCAAGGTGTTTGGACCTTagtacttgagagaaccaactATCGCTGACATCGAAAGACTATTGGCAATGTCCGAAGTAAGAGGGTGATGGCCTTATTTGCTCGGATCTCTTGATTGCATGCACTGAAGATGAAAGAACTTCCTAGAAGCACCACAAGGGCAATACCAAAGCTTAAGAAGCCCAACATCACTCTTTAAGCAGTTGCTTACATGACCTATGGATTTGACATGCTTTCTTTGACATGTCTggatctcacaatgatatcaatgtgctACAACACTCTTCATTGTTTGTCAGGTTGTCTAAAAAATAAACTTCTCCTTGCAACTATACTGTCAATGGGCATGAGTACAAGATGGCTACTATGTGGCTAACGGTATTTATCCTTCGTGGGCTACATTTGTCAAGACTATCTTTGACCCAATAGGTAAGAAAATatctcactttgcccaaagacaagaaggAGCTAGAAATCATGTGGAGAGAACACTTGGAGTGCTCCAAGCCTGTTTTGCAATTGTTTATTGACCTGTTAAACAATGGGATCCAGAGACATTGTGGgatgtgatgacatgttgtgtgattctACATAACATGATCATGGAGGATAAGGGTGAAGACGTTGCCGTTGGTCTGGAATTTGAGAACATATAGGGGATCATACCCAACTTTCACATCAGAATCTGGCCATATTTGATTAGTTTGTTTAAATGCATCACCAAATTCGCATTGCGCAACTCATGAATAACTCAAGGAAGATTTGATTGAGCATATATGAGTAGTTAAAGGGAGCAACTAGAATACATGTTAGATttgaattcaagtttgaactattttATTTGAAAACAATTGTACTACTTAAATTTGAACAACTATTGATATGCTATTATTTTGAGCCCTCAAACTTAAAAGAATAATAAAGACAAGCGTTTGGGGGACATATTGCATGGCTGATTTCCGTATCACTGTCCGCGGACCAGTCCGCGGTCAATACAATGTCCGTTTTGGGGGACCGATGTTTTCGATACCCTAAGCACCTTGACACGTAGCCTCTTGGTTGCTTGGGGTGTGACCAATGGCGGAGACTAGGCTAATCTGTTGGTGGCTGCTTCCTCGACCTATCTATATATGAAAAGCTCTTCGTCATAATCTTCGTAGTAGTAAGTCGGGGGACCATAGTCTGGGATGGTTTTACAGTTTGGGGACGACTGCCTAGGGTGGCCTTGCTGAAGCTCCGCCACTTGGTGTGACCTgtgggtgggtgatacgtctccaacgtatttttttgattgtttcatgctattatattaccaatcttgTATGTTTTGTATGTCATTTTATACCATCTTTGTGGACCAACCTATTAACTTAGTACCCAatgcca is a window encoding:
- the LOC123045197 gene encoding LOB domain-containing protein 40, whose translation is MRLSCNGCRVLRKGCSEDCSIRPCLQWIKSPEAQANATVFLAKFYGRAGLMNLINAGTDDSLRPGIFRSLLYEACGRIVNPIYGSVGLLWSNNWQMCQAAVEAVLSGKPIVQVSSEDAAADRTPPLKAYDIRHVSTSSAADGRLHKVAKPGRTRFKRASSASSHHNPSSDSNNKPKPQPQPRAPTAEEERDRQHRKEMEEGAFQRAPSHESSDSRHEDPVEPHCQQEASADTEAEAGSHVSQAEQEQSTEPAAEHAEEVEKEDEELGLELTLGFAPVAARPAGFHLSVRTAAEPAFVGLRFL